The following are from one region of the Vitis riparia cultivar Riparia Gloire de Montpellier isolate 1030 chromosome 9, EGFV_Vit.rip_1.0, whole genome shotgun sequence genome:
- the LOC117922647 gene encoding aquaporin TIP2-1 — translation MPKIAFGRFDDSFSLASFKAYLAEFHSTILFVFAGVGSVMAYNKLTSDAALDPAGLVAVAVAHGFALFVAVAVSANISGGHVNPAVTFGLVVGGQITILTGILYWIAQLVGSILACFLLKLVTGGLTTPVHSLGAGVGIIDAIVFEIVITFGLVYTVYATAVDPKKGSLGIIAPIAIGLVVGANILAAGPFSGGSMNPARSFGPAVVSGDFKDNWIYWVGPLIGGGMGGSVYAIMYLGSDHQPLASSEF, via the exons ATGCCTAAAATAGCCTTCGGCCGCTTCGATGATTCCTTCAGTTTGGCCTCCTTCAAGGCCTACCTTGCTGAGTTCCACTCCACCATACTCTTCGTCTTTGCTGGAGTCGGTTCAGTCATGGCCT ACAACAAGTTGACATCAGACGCTGCTCTTGACCCGGCGGGGCTAGTGGCGGTTGCTGTTGCCCATGGTTTCGCTCTCTTTGTTGCAGTCGCTGTTAGCGCCAACATCTCCGGTGGCCATGTTAACCCTGCAGTGACCTTCGGGCTGGTTGTTGGTGGTCAGATCACCATTCTCACTGGCATCTTGTACTGGATTGCCCAGCTTGTTGGCTCCATTCTTGCATGTTTCCTACTCAAACTTGTCACAGGAGGCTTG ACGACTCCCGTCCATAGTCTTGGAGCTGGGGTTGGAATCATTGATGCTATTGTCTTCGAGATCGTGATCACTTTCGGTCTGGTCTACACCGTCTATGCAACGGCGGTTGACCCGAAGAAGGGCTCACTGGGCATCATTGCACCCATTGCCATAGGTCTTGTTGTAGGTGCAAACATCCTGGCTGCCGGCCCATTCTCCGGTGGATCAATGAACCCCGCCCGCTCCTTCGGCCCCGCCGTCGTCAGCGGCGACTTCAAGGACAACTGGATCTACTGGGTGGGACCCCTAATTGGAGGTGGCATGGGAGGATCTGTCTATGCAATTATGTACTTGGGCTCTGATCATCAACCACTAGCGTCCAGCGAATTCTAA